The following is a genomic window from Gavia stellata isolate bGavSte3 chromosome 3, bGavSte3.hap2, whole genome shotgun sequence.
TGGGTGGCCAGGTCTCTACTCACAAGAAATGAATGCTTAATGCCAAGTAATTTCTTTtacagtgtttttttccccagagtaCGAAGAAGACATATACATGCCTGGATGGGAGAAGTCTGATGTGCAGTCTGCAGGCCAAAAAGGCATAAATGTCACTGCGCCTTCCACTAATTTGGCTTTTGGTCCTGTAAAAGCAAGCGGTGCAGGCAGAGATGCCTTACAACAACAATATAGAGGCTGGAAAGGTGGATGTAATAGAAGTGCTGACACAAGCTTAATTATAGCACTGCAGAAAGGATAGATTTATGAAAAACGTAATGTAGGAACAGAATATTTCTGTTATAGAGGTGGCTGCAGGACTGTTTCTATCTTCTTAACGGCAGCTCTTTTACTAGCTTTAGCCTGGTCCTTGCTTCCATTTCCCTTCCCACCAGAGATGCTTTGCAAAAATATGGGCAACTGCAAGAAATCTGTAGCAACTACGTGccaagaactttttcctaaacCAGTGGGAAGCTGAAAGCAGCTATTCCAGGGTCTTGAAATGGGGAAACCTGGGTTCATCGATTCTTCGCTGTCACAGTGTGCACATCTTAGTTATCCTCCGGCCCCTTCAATTGCGAAACAAAAGAATCAACTTAGAAAAGGAGCCTTAGTTGAAAGGCttcatgcaaatgaaaatttaattattaCGAAACCACCTCAAAGAGTACGCCCTCATTTCACCTGTCCCATTTTGCCAGCACCTCAGCCTGAGAAAGCTGGCAGAAGGAAGAGGACTTGTGCTGGGGAACACGGCCGTTTGGGGGAATACGGCGTCCAGGCTCAGCGCCCTGCTTGGTGCAACGCAGCATGTACTCACTGCGAGCGCGCCAGCCAGAACTCTGCGCATGCTGCATGCAACGCTGGCCTTTCCTGGCGTCCCTTCTGCCTTGACAGCAACTGCGTAGCAAAGTGCATTTGCTTTCAGCTTCTTACTGTTCCCGCTTGTCCCCACCTCCAAAATCCAGGGGGGGAGACGAGGGAAGGATTTGGCTGGCAGATTTGCAGTTGAGAAAGGCACAGTCAAGAGGGACGCCTTAATTTCCTTTGTACTGCCAACAAAATAAACCCCCCTAAGTTTAAGCCTCCTGAACTTCCGTGCTTTAGCCGCCCATTTAACTCATTTTCCCGAAGGAGGGCGAGCAGCTCCCGCTCAGGCGCCCCCTCCTCCTCACGCAGCGCGCCCAGGGTCTcgctgctgcagcctggctcGGGGAAGCGCTCCGAAGCCGCGCCGGCTTCGCAAAGGCAATTAGCCTACACAGGGCGTGATCAACCCGCAGGGCTCGCGCCACCGGGGAccccggcggggggggctgAAGGCAGCCCCGAGGGCGCCCCGGAGCTGCCCCGCCCACCGCGCCCGCTCCGCTCCCCACGGCAGCGGCACAGCCTGGTTCCCCACCCCGGGACGTGCCCCCAGttcccggccccgccgccgccgccgccgaggccCGCacgcggcggccgccgctgccgcgcgccgccccgcgccggagtgccgccgcccgccgcgccccgcgccgcttTCCCACGGCCGGCGGCGCGCGGCCGCacctcccccgccgccccgctgccAGGCGAGGGGGCGGGGCCCAGCGGCCGACCGGCGGCAATTGGCTGAGGCCGGCGCGCCGGCGGCCAATGGGGGAGGCGGGGGCCGCGTGTGGCGGTGCtgggcggcgggcggcggcgggtgtGCTCtggccgcctgcctgcctgcctgcccggctgtcggctgcctgcctgcctgcctgctgcctgcctgcctgctgcctgcctgctgcctgcctgcctgctggcCCGCGTGCCCGCGGCGGGTAAGAGGCGAGGCGTGGGAACGCCATGGGGGAGACGGGCGCCGGGCGAGGCGCGGGGCGCGCGCTGGGCGCCCTCCTCCCGCGcaccgcccgccgcctccccgacgtgcgcccgcgccccgccgccgccgccgccgccagcgccgccATGAAGCGGGCGCACCCCGAGTACAGCTCGTCGGACAGCGAGGAGCTGGACGAGGCCGTCGAGGTAGAGAAGGAGAGCGCGGACGAGAATGGGTGAGCGCAGGCAGGGTAGGCGCCGTGAGGCGGCCCGgcgccccttccctcccctcagccccgcggACCCCCgacctccccctccctccctccctccctccctccccggggTGGCGGTGCCTGTGGTGACCGCTGTCCTGCTGCTCCCCCCAGGAACCTGAGCTCGGCCGCGGGCTCCATGTCTCCCTCAACCACCTCGCAGATCCTGGCCAGGAAGAGGCGCCGAGGGGTGAGTGCCTGCCGGCCGGCCgcggctcccctcagccccggcccgcccgccccctgACCCCCCGCTTTCTGCCCTAGATCATCGAGAAGCGCCGCCGCGATCGCATCAACAACAGCCTGTCCGAGCTGAGGAGGCTGGTGCCCAGCGCCTTCGAGAAGCAGGTAGCGCCCAGTGACCCTCCGCACTGCCTCCCCCCTGTTCCCGGGGGAAGGGCTCGCCCCGCTTTAACGTCCCTGCTTCTGCCTAAAACGTTTCGTGCTTCACCTCTCTCCTAGGGATCAGCCAAACTGGAAAAAGCAGAGATTCTGCAGATGACTGTCGATCATCTGAAAATGCTGCATACAGCAGGAGGGAAAGGTAAAGTTTCGTGCCTGATagtgtcagcagctctgcagagaggcTGCTGTGAGAGGAGTGCGTGCCCTAGCAGTTGGTGTGCAGTGTGCTGTGGGAGCTCTTGGAGAAAGTGAATGGAAACTCTCTTTTTCGTCAGGAATTTGGGACTTTCTTCTACTTGACAAGAGTTGTGGCATCGCTAGCACTGAAACATCTTACAGTGCTAGCTCCACGTTGTTCTAGGGGAGAGTGGTTGCAAGTGTCTCTAGCAATGTGTCGGCACTGTGAAATGAATCGTCTTCACTCGGAAAACACAAAGTTTTTGTTGTTGCCAAATGTTTGTTTCTCTAGCTGTCTGAAAGTTCAGAACAGCaactagaagaaaatacaggatGAAATGAGTAGTGAAGAGAATTAGCAAAAATGGTGAAATGcgcttttaggaaaaaaagtacgTTGCCTGCAGAAGTCCCCTCTGATAAGTTAGGACTTGTGTTTCTAATGAATTTCACTGCTCTGCGGTTTTGGTTGCGCTGGGGAGacatgaaaagaacaaaagtacTTTCCTCCAGTGGCAGTGTgcaatttcagtttaaaaatggcAGTCTGTGACTGGTCTTGGGACTTGCAGCATCACAGCACAGAtataaaagaaaagcttgttaggcaaaaaaaaaaagaaaaaaaaaaaggagcttgGCAGCTAATCTATGGTTGGGAATACTAACCACATCCAAGTGAAATATGCTTACAGGGGAAGGTGAGGCAGGGAGGCTACATGTAGACAATGACTAGAAAACAACATCTTAAGACtctgttctttgttcttttctcttagGTTATTTTGATGCTCATGCTTTGGCTATGGACTATCGGAGTCTAGGGTTTCGAGAGTGCCTGGCTGAAGTTGCTCGATACCTTAGTATTATAGAGGGTCTGGACGCCTCCGATCCTCTGCGAGTTCGACTTGTGTCTCATCTCAATAACTACGCCTCTCAACGGGAAGCAGCAAGTAGTGCACACGCTGGCGTTGGACACATTCCTTGGGGCAGTGCCTTTGGACATCACCCTCACATATCTCACCCGTTGCTGCTGGCTCAAAATGGGCATGGTAATACCAGTACTACAGCATCTTCCACAGAACCACATCACCAGACCAGAATTGCCGCCCCACATGCTGAAACTTCCTCACTCAGAGTGCCCCCAAATGGCAGCATTGGACCAGTGCTCCCCATGGTCACATCTACTACCAAACTGtctccccctcttctctcctccatgGCATCTCTGTCTGCGTTCCCTTTTTCGTTTGGCTCCTTCCATCTGCTGTCCCCCAACGTGCTGAGCCCGTCTGCACCAACGCAGTCAGCAGCCCTTGGCAAACCGTACAGACCCTGGGGGACTGAGATTGGAGCCTTCTAAGAACTAACTCTTTAGTAAGGGTGGGGAAGCCTACAAACCTAGCTGAGCTGGGTTATGCCACGCTTAAAGTTGAAGTTCTTAATAACTGGGACAAAGGTACAGCTTCACCTTAACTAAGTTTGTCTAAAAACTGTCTccttggatttttctttttgttttctacatttttgtattagcaattttttttttttttaatagttgcTGAAGTTgtccaaaaataaaattccagttGTGGTTGTTAACACTTGTGTTAGGTCTGTGCTGAGCATTTAAATCACTTTTGTAAACAGTTTGtttcaaatgtttcatttttcctgagTACGTCAGACTGCCTTTTTGTGAAGAGATATCACCTATTAGTGTTAGCAACGGCCTAGTTTAGTTATTAATTTTTCCAAGACCACTCTTCTCAGCATTAACAAGCTGTGTTTTTGTTAGTATTTTGACATGGAGATGTTCtataaagaattactttttgtAAACTATATTTGAGTCTTATATTTCTGAACAACGCGTTGACAAATCAGATGGACCAGCTTGACCAGCTTTATCGAAGAGCCcaacttctgtttcttctgcagggGTTCGGTATATTTGGTGGTCTTGTTCTAGTCCCTAGCGGACGTTTACTCACATCACAGAACCACTACGCTATTTCTTCCACCAAAAGGAGCCGTACGTGCTTTAGAGCAAACTCTAGAGTGGGGAGGGTGCAAAAGCCAAATTACACACTATATTGGTTGTGGGTTTAGTTGCTGGGgaagtggaggggaaaaaaagttgtcaCCTGCAGTAGTCTTCCAGCCAGAGCTGGTCATATGCATACTCATTTCATAGGGCCAGATTCTGCTTTGAGTTACAGTGGAGCAATTGTTCTGTTACCTCATATTCTTGGGTAACCGAGATCAGGCTCTTTCCCTCCATGAGCTTCAAATTTTCACCTGAAAGGAATGATGCTGGTATTTAAATAGCCATTGGAATGGTATGGTGGGAACCCGTTCAGCACACAACCTTGTTGCTTAACAGATGTATCCTAACCAGTTGATTTTTCTGTTGCGTTTTACGCTTAGGTGCAGTTCAGTGCCACTCCTCATTTTGTAAGGGCTCTGCTGCATTCTTGTGTGCGTGAGAGTGTGCGTGTACACGTATATTTTGGTTGATTTCATGAGAATCTTAATCTGAACGGGTTTATCTAGTGAGTTCCACTGGACGGGGTTTGACTGCTCTTGTATTTGTGTTGTGGCtaaataaaggagaaagaacaaagtattttaaatgacaTGTTTGTCTGATATATATCAGTGGAGAATTCCATGCTTCTGGATATCACGGGAGATGTGGAACAATTGCCATTTAGTCTTGCTGTGGACATCTGTATGTACTTTTTTCTCAAATATTATGGTATACTCAGCTACACTAGTTGAGTACATAAAGAGCTGTGGTGCCTCAGAATAACATTTGAGGGAATGAAAATTTACGATACATTTGTGTGAGTTCTACTTGCCTGGCAGTGTGTGGGCAGACAGCGAAGAGGCCAGGGTTACTGCTAAAGAAGAGGTTAAAGCTGCACTGCACCTGAATATTCTTACTGAtttgtataaatattaaaaagtgatCATCTTTACAAATGCAGAGTCCTTTCCTGTCTAACTCTTGAAATCTTTGTCTGTCCTATAGCTCTGTAGCAAAGTTTTGTACCTAACAGTCTGGTTtagctcatgttcagtgcatgAGTGCAGAATCTACCCAAGGTCTCTGACTGATCCTATATTTGTTGCTGAGCGGTATTACTAGCGTCTTACGCTTTTTCTTGAAGTAACAACCTGACAGGCTTACATGTAGATAGAAGGTTTTCTCCAGACGTGGTCCATCCTACCTGCAAATCTCTACCTGCAGGACATCAACAGCTTCTCCTGGAACTACCTCACTTCTTTCCTGTGCATTTGAATTTATGGTACACTTGTGTTGATCAATGGCACATCCTCGTCTGGATTTAGCTCTGTCAGAATAGCAGAAAGAGCTTGGCCCTGTGGGAGACAAGAGCTTTGTTTAAAGAGGGGCTCTTGGGCCAATTAAGGAGTGGCATTGATGAGAGGCTTTCTCGGAAGAAGGATTGCTGTGAGGCTGGAAAGAGTGGGAGGGCATTCAAGTGCGTAACCTTGTTTTACCTTCCTCCCTAGGCTGTAGGAGACCactgctggaaataaaacgcGAAAGACTGTGGGAGCTAGAAATACATAGGTGTTATTAAGGAGAGATTATAGAGCATAGTATTTCATGTAGAAACATGAAATAAGAGGCTGTAAAATTCCAAATCCAGTTTCCTTTTCACAGTGTGTATTGTCTCCTGTTTAATTATGCTCTGCCCTGTCCCTAATAGGTTTTTATACTAAATTAACAACTCCTACCTAGAAGATTGCTATAGTGCATGCAACTATTCTTTAGATCTTTTAATAAATGGCAATGCTTCTCAGCCTTTTAATGGTTATTTCATTGACATTCAAATGACTTTGCCTGCCTCTAAATAGCTGGCTCTTTTGTGTAGAAAGACCCCTATAATTATTTTTGTCCCACTGTCCTACTCTTGAATGGACTTCAGAAGCAGAGAGTGCAATAAAAGTTCAGCTGCTGGTGCActgtcttctctttccattACCAGTGGCAAAGGTATTAATGAAAAGCACAAATTTTATTCAACTTTTGCAGTAAGTCTATATTAATTTTTAGAGACAAAATCTACTGATTGTTATTGTAGGAAGAGATGAATGAATTCTAGGAACTCACAAAAACTAGTAATTCAAATGGGAAAAGCATGTCCCAGAAGCTGAAGCACCAGGGTTGGATGTCCGGGGCTGTATTGCTTACTTGTGCTGCTAACTTAGCAAATCATGCTTGGCAATCACTTAATCCGTATCTGTTTTGTCAGCTGTGAAAAAGGGATGGCAGTGCTTGTTCTCCTTTCATCAAGAGACAGCGGTAGCTGGAAATTTTCTGTATGAATGACAAATGCTGTTGTTTCTCAAAAACTACAGTTCTGAGATgtcctgttatttttctttcctatagGATGCTAGGTTTCTAAAGACAAACTGAGAAAGGCAAAATGAGCTTGATTCTATAGACAACAGATACCCCCTGAGTCCAAAACATTTACTTGTTTACCCTATTGCAAAAGAGCAATTCAGGAGCACAAGCTTAACCAGAGGGATGCcggagaagaaaggaaatgcataTGTGACTTGATCCCGTGACCCCCCCCAACTACCTTCAGTGGTTTTGGATGAACTGTGTCTGTCCGGAAATCCTCAGGCTAAAGCTCTGTGTGGGATGTAAGATGATGTGGTATTTCATATAAGCTAATATTATCTTCCTTTATCAAGGAAGCTGGATTTGAGTGCAGAATAAATTTAAGAGGCTGGTAAATGCTGCATAAAACCAGATACAAACCTTTGGAAATCCGTTCTGTGCTTTGGCATAAAGGAATAGCTCATGAAAGTGACATTTTTTAGCTTTTGGAAAGAAGCTGTCAGTAGTTCTTAAGACAGTTTCTGTTCAGCGCTCCCGTCTTAACGCTAGTAACATGACAGAGTTTATTAGGATCATGCTGAAAACCCCATGAATCCTGGCTATTGCTCTCTTCACTCACACATCAGCATGTGAGTCCCCAGGTGACAGGAACCTTCCTAGGCTATTGCATAGTGGTGGGAAGCCtgccaggtttttttccaagcaacAAACAAGCCCAAGTGAGCACAGATAAACTGAAATCCTTCTTCCTGTTTTATATTGTGTGCATATTCACAAACACTTCTTGCCAGAAACTCGCAGTTTGGATTGTAACATACTCCATAAGGAGCTGGAAGTCTGTAGTGAATAATGTGGAGGTCATGGGCTTTGTGCtggaaagcaacaaaaatgatTTACAACGCCCTTTTCTGAGGCCTTACATGAAAGGTTGGAGAGATGGGTTGTGGTACTTGTGACTCAGGACGCTAAGGCACGAATATGTCCATGTATTAACCAGCCTACCTGGCCTCGTAGAGCAGTGTGTGCTTTTCCTGTAACTGAATGCCTCTCTCTCCATTTGCTCagcttataaataaaaattagaacaGTCCCTTTCTTCTGGAGCCAGAAGATGCAGGCATTGACTCATGCTTGCAATATAGTAGCTTGACTGTGGTAATAAATGTTGAAATGCCAATGCCTAGTAAGATACAGATACTTGAAGGTGTCTTTTGGGAGTCTGAAGTGTTCATTTGGTGAAAGCTTTTATTAAGGAAGTGCTTGGGTATTATATGTTGTTCTCTCTTATTCCAGCTGGTCCcaggcaatttttttctctagcaaATTCTACTAGTTATTCATGCAGCTTGAAGGAGTGGACCAAACTGCCTTGCTTTGACCTGTGCTGTGTgcagcctgccccagccttcccagcACAGCAAAGTTCATAGACAGAGGTTCTCttccagctgttttttcttttttcttcaatacATCATGTAACACAGCTGTATAATGCAGGAGGGGCTTATCTAAGTGCTCAAAACAGCAGAGCACTAGGGGCGTTCTGCCCTGTTATAGAGCCCTTAACCACATTACACTGCCTGGACCTTTTCAGAGTCTTTTACCAGGCTGCTTTCTTCAGGTGAAGCCTCCTGGAAAGGAAATgggggcagctggaggcagtTCTGCACATCTTCTGCGCTGCTGCTCATTGGGGCAGCCTCAGCACAGGCTCTTCTCAGCACCActctcttctctttgcattGCAAAGGCTTCTTGGAACTTTCCAGGTGGCTTGTATTTCTCCAAGGCAAGTTGTCAAATCTAGGTACAGACAGTAGTAACAGGTTAAACACTGACGGTACGTGCATTTCTCTGCTTTGCGCTGCTTTCACGGAAGAAAGGATGTTGGGAGTAGAAAAGCTGGTGGAACAGCTCTGTGAGAAAAtggcagggagcaggaaggaaggCTGATGTGCAGGATCAGAAGAAAACTGAGGCTGTGAACAGATGAATGAAGAGTTGCATTGTTTGCATTGCCTGTTGCAAAGATACGGAAATAAGTGACGTCAGATGACAAAATAAGCTGCATGCAAGTACGCAAAGGATTGAGAGTGGGCAAGGTAATACTCTTAGTATTCATAACTTTGCTCAGTAAGGTGCTGAAACAAATGTGTGTGAATGTCTTCATCAAATTTGATGGGTCATCTCACTGGCTAGGGAGCAACCAGGGTTCAGATGGACTATTATTTGCTATAAGAATGCATCATAGCATAATTTACTGATTGCATTTGTACAATCTGGTCAAGTGAGTGTAAGGAGGTCAAGGAATTAAAGCATGGTCTGTGCACGAGCGGGGACTTGTGACCCAACTTGACAGAGAATTTGAAACATCAGGATAACTGATATGAGCTCCTAATGACTGGCAGTGGTTTCCACAAATCACTCAGCCTTTATCAGCAGCTATCACCTAGCTGCTGGTGCAGCTGCTTAGCTCTTGGACTTTGGTATGGTGGTTTTGGGCATGTGTTAGCCATCTATGTAGGTGTGAGGTCTCCTTCGCCATCAGGTGAGTAGGGCAGGTGCGTGTTCAGATGAGTAGTGGAAAACTAGCTCTTCTAGTGAAAGGGAGTAGGGAGCCCACTTCTGAGATAAGGAATATCCGGTAGAGAGCATGCAGAGTTGCTAACTTGCTTCGTATTACATATGTGCTATTGATAGTGCAGATAGTAACTTGGTAATACTGCTTCTTATTACCACCAAGCCTGTCTTCTTTAACAGAGAGGCCATTTCAGAGGCTGAATTTCAATATCAAAAGATGAAATGAGAATAATTGTCATCTGTTGTTGTTCAGCAATGGTTATGTAAAAGTTTGTGGGATTGGATAGGGATTAAAAATGTAGCAAAGGGAACTGAAGTGTGTGCTGTAGGAACTCTTACATGCTACACAGCAGGTAGATCTATTTTTTACTTCATCAGGAAAACATCAATTTGATTGAACAATGTTCCCTGTATAATGTAGATGCCTAACTGTCTGTAGATTGCCCCTTTGAATTTCTCTGGGATTCATTGCGTCTTCTATTAAGAGGAAATTATCAACAACAAGAGGAAATCCTGTACTAGTACTGAATAGTCCTTATTTTAAAGGTACTTCCCTTCTTGTGGGAATTGTATATAATCAGAACAACACTCCATAAAACAGACGAATTATTTTAGAAGGAGACGGGTcagccttttatttaaaaggtctGACGTTATTGTACATAAGAAAATCAATTGTTAGAGTGGATGACATTCTTCCATGAGCTGCCTGTGCTTCACAAAGGTGGGGCAAAGTTGAAGGCATTGGTAACAGGAAGTTTGGGCTCCTTAGAGACTTTCAAGTTTTCTGGAGCACGCAATGAcaaaattactctttttcttcccaaaagtAGCACCCGCAATAATAATGATTAAACTTTACCCTGTTCAGAACTGGAGTAGGTGGAGATGCGAATGGTGCACGTCCTTGTTGGACAAAAACAAATATCCATTAAGTTGGTGTGGGCAGGGGTAAGGTGCGTTAGTCAGCAGTGTGTTGTAAAGGCCATGCAAGCAGAAAGAGCAGCTCTTTCGAAGAGAAACCCTTCCCTTCCATTAGGTTTCTGAGATCTGTCCCTCTGTACTTCAGTTCCAGATTCACAGGCCTCTTCCACCGCATAAACCGCTGTGGGCTGAGCAAGGGGCAGGTGCAGCCCCCACCTGAAGCCGGGGCTGAACTGCCATGTGGCCACAACCGTGTCCCAAGATTTGGAGCGTCAAATCAAACAAACATGCCGAGAGGTGTGATTGCAGATCTGAAGCTAAATGGTTGTCACTCCCTCACCTGTTAAATCCATACCTGTTTCAAAAGAGAGGATTGAAATCCCACATACCCCCCCGGCCCAACCAGCCACAAAGCTGCGAGAGCCCTCAAGGAGTCAGATACTCACTGAAAGAAGTTAAAGCAAAATCTGTTATGgagctttaaaaatctttggGTTGTTGTTTTAGGCAACATTTGTCTaatttttatctcctttctgGGAAGTAAGAAGGCTCCCTGCTTCTTCATGGTGCTGACGGAGGTCTGCGGGACTCTTTACACAGCCCCCTCGGGCCCGACCTCATCCTGCCAGTTAACAGACTGAAGCCTCATTTTCTGCCCCTGCAACACGGCAACATCCCAGAATGAAAGCACAGCTTCAATGGCAGTGCTGGCTGAGAGCCACAGGGGCCCAAGACTGGGAATTCCCATGGTCTGCCCCAGGGACAAAGCTGAAGGAGTGACACATCAGGTTTCCGGGTAGAAGAatccctgctttgcttttttttttctttttttttttttaacagcatcaATATCCTCATAACGTGCTAGCCAGACAGTCTGACTTTACGGATTTTTAAGCAGTAATGAAATTGGTTTTTAGCTTTCATTTTGGATGTATACTTTctcatgcaaaagaaaaaaaaaaaaaaagggggttcaAAATCCCTTCTTATTGCCAGTTCCTCTGCTAGGAAGGGCAGCCTTCTCTCCCTACTACTTTCATTACCTTGCGTGACATAGAAACCCAGTCTGTATCAAACAGTTGCTGAAAAAGCTGTGATTCAAGCTTTATataatgaaatactttttataCCAGAGTCTATTGGGAAACAGCCTGTTCAGCTCAGCTATCTGCATTGCATTAACTTTTACAACCCAAAACTCCCATCAGAAAGGAGATTTTTATGAAATTGTATTTGACACATCCCAAACAAGGTTCCTGTAACAACTATGTCTGACTGACTGAAAACGGCTAGAGAAGACTTTGCCAGGGGCTAGTGCCACCTCAGATTAAATTTTTTGGCGACAGTGTCTGCTCCTCACTTGTTTGTACTAGCAGAACTGTTGCAACAGTTAATCCTATGGGACAGTGAGAGATGATGAAGATAAATTTGTAAACAGAACTTGTACCCAGCATCTAGTCCCGGTTTGTTCCAAGATCGCAGAAGCTGAAGAATGAAATGTATTCCAGGGGAGTGGGTAGGGTACAGGGGAAACGTTGAGACCCCTTTTATGTTGAAGCCTGACTCTGAAGAGGAGGTTTTTATTAATAAGCCTCCTTCTCCCTATCCCCATGGCTTTTCAGTCTCACACTATTACATTTGGTCCCCCAAAGTTAAGTGCTATTTGCAATGTCCTGTGGAGGTGTAGCACTACGTTCTGGGTAGGGAGTTGGGACTCAGAAAGTTGAAAATCAAACAGTTGATTTGAGTTTGACTGAGGTGTTTCAAACcgtgttgttttttttcttcaggactTCTGCAGCAGTTCCTGGATTCAAAACACAGCTGCTCTTGACTTTCTGGAAGCCGCAGAGGGTGAGTACTTCTTCACATCAGACAGAGCTACTTCCCATGTCAGCATTTCAGGCAATGAGGAGCACCGGGAACCTTTAGGAAACCTTTTCCTAGTCTCCCACAGCATTTATGTAAATggaagcaaaaaacccaacccagtTCCCACAGTACCGTTCAGTACCCTTAACTGTAGGAGGGTGTTTCACACTCCAAAGTCTCCTAACACATTCAACTATTTCAGCAACAACTAGACCCCTTCATTACTCCCTGGTGAAAGAAAATCCAGCCAGTGG
Proteins encoded in this region:
- the HEY1 gene encoding hairy/enhancer-of-split related with YRPW motif protein 1 isoform X1, with amino-acid sequence MKRAHPEYSSSDSEELDEAVEVEKESADENGNLSSAAGSMSPSTTSQILARKRRRGIIEKRRRDRINNSLSELRRLVPSAFEKQGSAKLEKAEILQMTVDHLKMLHTAGGKGYFDAHALAMDYRSLGFRECLAEVARYLSIIEGLDASDPLRVRLVSHLNNYASQREAASSAHAGVGHIPWGSAFGHHPHISHPLLLAQNGHGNTSTTASSTEPHHQTRIAAPHAETSSLRVPPNGSIGPVLPMVTSTTKLSPPLLSSMASLSAFPFSFGSFHLLSPNVLSPSAPTQSAALGKPYRPWGTEIGAF
- the HEY1 gene encoding hairy/enhancer-of-split related with YRPW motif protein 1 isoform X2 is translated as MKRAHPEYSSSDSEELDEAVEVEKESADENGNLSSAAGSMSPSTTSQILARKRRRGIIEKRRRDRINNSLSELRRLVPSAFEKQVAPSDPPHCLPPGSAKLEKAEILQMTVDHLKMLHTAGGKGYFDAHALAMDYRSLGFRECLAEVARYLSIIEGLDASDPLRVRLVSHLNNYASQREAASSAHAGVGHIPWGSAFGHHPHISHPLLLAQNGHGNTSTTASSTEPHHQTRIAAPHAETSSLRVPPNGSIGPVLPMVTSTTKLSPPLLSSMASLSAFPFSFGSFHLLSPNVLSPSAPTQSAALGKPYRPWGTEIGAF